Proteins from one Dromiciops gliroides isolate mDroGli1 chromosome 6, mDroGli1.pri, whole genome shotgun sequence genomic window:
- the MS4A10 gene encoding membrane-spanning 4-domains subfamily A member 10, which yields MAAGGEKFYVATGGVRGQVVAAAMISPEEKSPSQKWMLETSPSGSFLQEDIPHRIRRKAGPLTELGAFQIVNALLHIILGSYLVTAVKNIHLVAMKSWYPFWGAFFFLCSGALLIIMDAGSNMKLKPLTTVMSIINCFCALCGICVFFKDLFWECPFEAPVWRPYPTSTVHLQRLELALLIFSSLEFFAFICAMILLCKTELSSQVMDGISVGPLPLESTVDPITPPPTYEEVINDGKKEKAEP from the exons ATGGCAGCTGGTGGAGAGAAATTTTATGTAGCCACCGGCGGAGTCAGGGGCCAGGTGGTGGCTGCCGCCATGATCAGTCCGGAAGAGAAAAGCCCGAGTCAGAAGTGGATGCTGGAGACGTCCCCCTCGGGGTCCTTCCTTCAAGAAGACATTCCCCATAGAATTCGGAGGAAGGCGGGACCTCTCACCGAGCTGGGA GCCTTTCAGATCGTGAACGCCTTGCTCCACATCATCCTAGGGAGTTACCTGGTGACTGCTGTGAAAAATATCCACCTGGTGGCGATGAAGTCTTGGTACCCGTTTTGGGGAGCGTTCTTT TTCCTCTGTTCAGGAGCCTTGTTGATAATCATGGACGCAGGAAGCAACATGAAGCTG AAGCCTCTGACCACAGTTATGAGCATCATTAACTGCTTCTGCGCACTGTGTGggatctgtgttttctttaaggatttattttgggAGTGTCCTTTTGAAGCCCCAGTCTGGAGACCTTATCCCACCTCCACG GTGCACCTGCAGAGGCTTGAGTTGGCGTTGCTGATCTTCTCTAGCCTGGAATTCTTTGCATTCATCTGTGCCATGATTTTATTGTGCAAGACCGAGCTGTCATCACAG GTGATGGATGGCATCTCGGTGGGCCCATTGCCTCTGGAGAGCACTGTTGACCCAATCACTCCTCCTCCAACTTACGAAGAGGTGATTAACGATGGCAAGAAGGAAAAGGCTGAACCCTGA
- the MS4A15 gene encoding membrane-spanning 4-domains subfamily A member 15 isoform X2, translating to MTSAPATNGVFVVIPPNNASGIRPGPAMLPRTLCQSPGTLQFEDPPLGSQPPGSVPPGETFLNGEPKALGTVQILIGLIYISFGSVLLMFRRGYIGMLFIDGGIPFWGGVCFIISGSLSVAAEKHHTSCLVKSSLGMNILNIIASFAATAILLMDFGVTNWDVGRGYLAVLTIFTILEFFIAVIATYFGCQATRSNTNASMVFLPNAFSTDFSIPSPAATPPPAYDNVAYTSKETSE from the exons ATGACCTCAGCCCCTGCCACCAATGGGGTGTTTGTGGTCATCCCCCCGAATAACGCCAGTGGTATCCGGCCCGGCCCAGCGATGCTGCCCAGGACCCTGTGCCAATCTCCCGGGACATTGCAGTTTGAGGATCCACCCCTGGGGTCACAGCCTCCTGGGAGTGTGCCACCAGGTGAAACGTTCCTGAACGGGGAGCCCAAGGCCTTAGGG ACGGTCCAGATTTTGATCGGCCTCATCTATATCAGCTTTGGCAGCGTCCTGCTGATGTTCCGGAGGGGCTACATCGGCATGTTGTTTATCGACGGAGGGATCCCCTTCTGGGGAGGAGTGTGT TTCATCATCTCCGGATCCCTCTCGGTGGCCGCAGAGAAGCATCACACCAGTTGTCTG GTCAAGAGCAGTCTGGGGATGAATATCCTCAACATTATCGCTTCCTTTGCTGCAACAGCAATCCTGCTGATGGACTTTGGGGTGACTAACTGG GATGTGGGCCGGGGCTATCTGGCTGTACTCACCATCTTCACAATCCTGGAGTTCTTCATCGCCGTTATTGCCACCTATTTCGGGTGCCAGGCGACTCGCTCCAACACCAATGCA TCCATGGTTTTTCTGCCTAACGCCTTCAGCACAGACTTCAGCATCCCCAGCCCGGCAGCCACCCCACCCCCGGCTTACGACAACGTGGCCTACACTTCCAAGGAAACCTCGGAGTAG
- the MS4A15 gene encoding membrane-spanning 4-domains subfamily A member 15 isoform X1: MTSAPATNGVFVVIPPNNASGIRPGPAMLPRTLCQSPGTLQFEDPPLGSQPPGSVPPGETFLNGEPKALGTVQILIGLIYISFGSVLLMFRRGYIGMLFIDGGIPFWGGVCFIISGSLSVAAEKHHTSCLVKSSLGMNILNIIASFAATAILLMDFGVTNWDVGRGYLAVLTIFTILEFFIAVIATYFGCQATRSNTNAQSMVFLPNAFSTDFSIPSPAATPPPAYDNVAYTSKETSE, from the exons ATGACCTCAGCCCCTGCCACCAATGGGGTGTTTGTGGTCATCCCCCCGAATAACGCCAGTGGTATCCGGCCCGGCCCAGCGATGCTGCCCAGGACCCTGTGCCAATCTCCCGGGACATTGCAGTTTGAGGATCCACCCCTGGGGTCACAGCCTCCTGGGAGTGTGCCACCAGGTGAAACGTTCCTGAACGGGGAGCCCAAGGCCTTAGGG ACGGTCCAGATTTTGATCGGCCTCATCTATATCAGCTTTGGCAGCGTCCTGCTGATGTTCCGGAGGGGCTACATCGGCATGTTGTTTATCGACGGAGGGATCCCCTTCTGGGGAGGAGTGTGT TTCATCATCTCCGGATCCCTCTCGGTGGCCGCAGAGAAGCATCACACCAGTTGTCTG GTCAAGAGCAGTCTGGGGATGAATATCCTCAACATTATCGCTTCCTTTGCTGCAACAGCAATCCTGCTGATGGACTTTGGGGTGACTAACTGG GATGTGGGCCGGGGCTATCTGGCTGTACTCACCATCTTCACAATCCTGGAGTTCTTCATCGCCGTTATTGCCACCTATTTCGGGTGCCAGGCGACTCGCTCCAACACCAATGCA CAGTCCATGGTTTTTCTGCCTAACGCCTTCAGCACAGACTTCAGCATCCCCAGCCCGGCAGCCACCCCACCCCCGGCTTACGACAACGTGGCCTACACTTCCAAGGAAACCTCGGAGTAG